Within Archangium lipolyticum, the genomic segment CCGTCGCTCGATGGAGTTGCTCGAGGACGAGGATGGCGCGCGAAACGTTCTGTTTGATCGCTGTCCCCTCGATTTTCTTGGATACCTCCTGACGCACGAGGAATCAGATTCGTTCGATCTGGAGGAGTGGCTTGCCCGGATTCGTTCCACCATTCAGACCCTGGATCTCGTCGTCTTTGTGCCCATCGAGGAGCGCGATCGCATCCAGATACCTGCACACGAAGATCCCGAGCTGAGGGTGGAGGTGGACGAGAAACTCGCCTGGATGCTGCTCGACGACCCTTTTGAGTTGGGAGTGGAAATTCTACTCGTCCACGGCTCCAGGACCGCGCGGGTCACCCAGGTCCTTGCGCGCCTTGGGCGAGGATAGCGCCGTCT encodes:
- a CDS encoding ATP-binding protein, encoding MRIAVTGTHRVGKSTLIESLEDRLAEYRVVDEPYLLLEEEGYEFASPPCLEDFLEQLRRSMELLEDEDGARNVLFDRCPLDFLGYLLTHEESDSFDLEEWLARIRSTIQTLDLVVFVPIEERDRIQIPAHEDPELRVEVDEKLAWMLLDDPFELGVEILLVHGSRTARVTQVLARLGRG